One region of Phoenix dactylifera cultivar Barhee BC4 unplaced genomic scaffold, palm_55x_up_171113_PBpolish2nd_filt_p 000836F, whole genome shotgun sequence genomic DNA includes:
- the LOC120107357 gene encoding uncharacterized protein LOC120107357 — protein MRYLLPGPNKASAICVIAILDHRILHSDENNHSRPFSPLSSSFRLVVGGQKGDMRDALSFSAAAAATVPKLPFCQLGSFPFLDLTKPTLLPYKTFYSHPLPSSSHPPHHHLPSRNPISASLRFVVAAAAAAEQAASMAAPSAAESKPFSVLFVCLGNICRSPAAEAVFRDLVRKRGLESKFWIDSAGTIGYHEGNPADSRMRAASKRRGIEVTSISRPIRPSDFKEFDLILAMDMQNRGTE, from the exons ATGAGATATTTGCTACCAGGCCCAAACAAGGCATCGGCGATTTGTGTGATTGCTATTCTCGACCACCGGATTTTGCATAGCGACGAAAATAACCATTCCCGACCCTTCTCTCCCCTCTCGTCTTCTTTCCGATTGGTGGTCGGTGGGCAGAAGGGGGACATGAGAGACGCCTTAAGCTTCAGTGCAGCAGCAGCGGCAACTGTACCGAAATTACCATTCTGCCAACTTGGTTCATTCCCCTTTCTTGATCTTACTAAACCCACTCTCCTCCCTTATAAAACCTTCTATTCACATcccctcccctcttcttctcatcCTCCCCATCATCATCTGCCCTCTCGGAATCCCATTTCCGCCTCTCTCCGGTTcgtcgtcgccgccgccgccgccgcagagCAAGCAGCATCCATGGCGGCGCCATCCGCTGCAGAGTCCAAGCCCTTCTCCGTGCTTTTCGTTTGCCTCG GCAACATCTGCCGAAGCCCTGCCGCGGAGGCCGTGTTCAGAGACCTTGTCCGCAAGAGGGGATTGGAGTCCAAATTCTGGATCGATTCCGCCGGCACCATCGGCTACCACGAA GGTAATCCAGCGGACTCAAGGATGAGGGCAGCATCCAAAAGGCGTGGGATCGAGGTGACTTCGATCTCGAGGCCGATTCGCCCCTCCGATTTCAAGGAGTTTGATCTCATACTAGCCATGGACATGCAAAACAGAGGTACGGAGTAG